The following coding sequences are from one Candidatus Binataceae bacterium window:
- a CDS encoding sulfatase, with product MLARWWLLFRSLAVPTVLFFAPVLVSQQLRGLSYFLSPGGAVAELALDLTAFVLLQVVCAACLAFILSTGRALGLCSERADAISAGLFALLSIGFALYALMSPLDSMVGPIANASIEATVALAAVIALSFFGWGRAFALLNNLNRSAQRVLTICPLLLVGVLGGAFGWRSYDAIPSARSVAGDPPRQPNVVLISFDALAAQDMSLYGYRLPTTPEFERLARRSYNFINFYSSSDFTTPAVASLLTGQYPLTNHVFQLYGHIPHRMRSQNIAWLLRERGYTTAAIVTNPAAHPLVLRIADSFTSLPAPPISPWFAAGTYLMQLRNSLLFDIANGLAVNALRNFGWLFGRFNRAPWVAPRPVFDAAREFIRGAHQPYFLWIHLFPPHAPYVTDARFRGRFAAGLAYTTQVQYLWKAVGPSYPASMQDEIDQLRLRYDESIAECDGELGEFLNWMGTSGRDANAIVVVTSDHGENFANGWWTHESPDLHYAETHIPLLISLPGQRHGYVVKEDGDLTDVAPTLLALLGIAQPSWMDGHPLIGSTGAAAAPQPAFSMYLAQSDAFERPAVGAIAASSGPWHLVWHFPSGRAELFDIARDPQETHGTSVLRPAGLTKALTAEIRRRFGGALNLASPVNRR from the coding sequence ATGCTCGCGCGATGGTGGTTGCTGTTCCGCAGCCTCGCGGTGCCGACCGTGCTTTTCTTCGCTCCGGTCCTCGTGTCCCAGCAGCTTCGCGGACTGTCCTACTTCCTTTCGCCTGGCGGCGCCGTCGCCGAGCTTGCGCTCGACCTGACCGCGTTCGTGCTGTTGCAGGTTGTATGCGCGGCGTGCCTCGCGTTCATCCTTTCGACGGGACGTGCGCTCGGGCTTTGCAGCGAGCGCGCCGACGCGATCAGTGCGGGGCTTTTCGCGCTGCTCAGCATCGGCTTTGCGCTCTACGCGCTGATGAGCCCGCTCGATTCGATGGTCGGCCCGATCGCCAATGCGAGCATCGAGGCCACGGTTGCGCTCGCCGCCGTTATCGCGCTCAGCTTCTTCGGATGGGGGCGGGCCTTCGCGCTGCTGAATAACCTGAACCGCTCGGCGCAGAGGGTGTTGACAATCTGCCCGCTCCTGCTGGTCGGCGTCCTTGGCGGCGCCTTCGGATGGCGCAGCTATGACGCGATACCGAGCGCGCGAAGCGTCGCAGGCGATCCGCCGCGTCAGCCCAACGTCGTGCTGATAAGCTTCGACGCGTTGGCCGCGCAGGACATGTCGCTGTACGGCTATCGGCTGCCGACCACGCCCGAGTTCGAGCGGCTGGCCCGCCGCAGCTACAACTTCATCAATTTCTATTCGAGCTCCGACTTCACGACGCCCGCGGTTGCGTCGCTGCTGACCGGCCAATATCCGCTGACCAACCATGTCTTCCAGCTCTACGGGCATATCCCCCATCGCATGCGCTCGCAGAATATCGCCTGGCTTTTGCGCGAGCGCGGCTACACTACCGCCGCGATCGTCACCAATCCGGCGGCGCATCCGCTAGTTCTGCGCATTGCGGACTCCTTCACCAGCCTGCCGGCGCCGCCGATATCGCCGTGGTTCGCTGCGGGCACGTACCTGATGCAATTGCGTAACAGTCTGCTGTTCGACATCGCCAACGGGCTTGCTGTAAACGCGCTGCGCAACTTCGGCTGGCTGTTTGGACGCTTCAACCGCGCGCCCTGGGTCGCGCCGCGCCCGGTATTCGACGCGGCACGCGAGTTTATCCGCGGCGCGCACCAGCCCTATTTTTTGTGGATTCACCTGTTTCCGCCGCACGCCCCGTACGTGACCGACGCGCGCTTCCGCGGCCGGTTTGCGGCAGGCTTAGCCTACACGACGCAGGTGCAGTATCTGTGGAAAGCGGTCGGTCCGTCCTATCCAGCGTCAATGCAAGACGAGATCGATCAGCTCAGGCTGCGCTATGACGAAAGTATCGCCGAATGCGACGGCGAGCTGGGCGAGTTCCTCAACTGGATGGGGACGAGCGGCCGCGACGCCAATGCGATTGTGGTGGTCACCTCCGACCATGGCGAGAACTTCGCCAACGGATGGTGGACGCACGAGTCGCCGGACTTGCATTATGCCGAGACCCACATCCCGCTGCTTATTTCGCTGCCCGGGCAACGCCACGGCTACGTGGTGAAGGAGGACGGCGACCTGACCGACGTCGCGCCCACGCTGCTCGCCCTGCTCGGGATAGCGCAGCCCTCGTGGATGGACGGCCATCCGCTCATTGGCAGCACCGGTGCGGCGGCGGCCCCGCAACCGGCCTTCTCGATGTATCTTGCGCAGTCGGACGCGTTTGAACGGCCGGCCGTCGGCGCGATCGCCGCCAGCTCCGGCCCCTGGCATCTGGTCTGGCACTTCCCCTCTGGCCGCGCGGAGCTTTTCGATATTGCACGCGATCCGCAGGAAACCCATGGCACGTCCGTGCTTCGCCCGGCCGGACTGACAAAGGCGCTCACCGCCGAGATCCGGCGGCGCTTCGGCGGCGCGCTCAATCTCGCCTCGCCGGTCAACCGCCGATGA
- a CDS encoding sulfotransferase → MSPGGSWSRPVFNLNLAAWRAIRNRNRAPVARGLALRFCLAGGAFSMLGALQERMYGRALERIEVKSPVFIVGHWRSGTTLLHELLALDERFAAPDNYACFNPHHFLLARHGAPPKRQLVRPTGDIVVSAFSPQEEEFALLCLGATSPYEAFMFPSAMNRLEALSDPDLFEQRERRRWDRAMLWILKATAYVSGAGRRLAVKSPSNSLRIARLNTLFPDASFIRVVREPCAVFSSSLRLWQSMWERYALTPPLGQDALVERVLQAGLALERKLQHGLRGLPEDRAATVRYEDLVADPHGTIERLYQRLMLGNPSSALDKVGRYMDCNSPRPLASADDWKPLVQRRWSALFDEFGYTLN, encoded by the coding sequence ATGAGTCCGGGAGGCTCCTGGTCGCGGCCGGTATTCAACCTTAACCTCGCCGCATGGCGCGCGATCCGCAACCGCAATCGCGCGCCGGTGGCCCGCGGCCTCGCATTGCGCTTCTGTCTTGCCGGTGGCGCGTTCTCGATGCTGGGGGCGCTTCAGGAGCGAATGTACGGCCGCGCGCTGGAGCGGATCGAGGTCAAATCGCCGGTGTTCATCGTCGGCCACTGGCGCAGCGGCACAACCCTTTTGCACGAACTGCTCGCGCTGGATGAACGCTTCGCCGCACCCGACAACTACGCCTGCTTCAATCCGCATCACTTTCTGCTCGCGCGTCACGGCGCGCCCCCTAAGAGGCAGCTTGTGCGCCCGACCGGCGACATCGTGGTCTCGGCCTTCTCGCCGCAGGAAGAAGAATTCGCGCTGCTCTGCCTGGGGGCGACGTCGCCTTACGAAGCCTTCATGTTTCCCTCGGCGATGAATCGGCTCGAGGCGCTCAGCGATCCCGACCTTTTCGAACAGCGGGAGCGGCGTCGATGGGACCGCGCGATGTTGTGGATTCTCAAGGCGACTGCATACGTCAGCGGCGCCGGCCGGCGGTTGGCGGTCAAGTCGCCGTCAAATTCGCTCAGAATCGCGAGGCTGAACACTCTTTTTCCCGACGCATCGTTTATTCGCGTCGTGCGCGAGCCATGCGCCGTCTTCTCCTCGTCACTCCGGCTCTGGCAGAGCATGTGGGAGCGCTACGCGCTGACGCCTCCGCTTGGCCAGGACGCTTTAGTCGAAAGGGTTCTGCAGGCGGGGCTGGCCTTGGAGCGGAAGCTGCAGCATGGTCTGCGTGGACTGCCGGAGGACAGGGCCGCGACGGTCCGCTACGAGGACTTGGTGGCGGATCCGCATGGCACAATCGAGCGCCTCTACCAACGACTGATGCTCGGGAACCCTTCGTCCGCGCTGGACAAGGTCGGTCGATATATGGACTGCAACTCTCCTCGCCCGCTCGCTTCAGCCGACGATTGGAAACCGCTTGTCCAGCGCCGATGGTCGGCCCTCTTCGACGAATTCGGCTACACGCTCAACTGA
- a CDS encoding NRDE family protein, with product MCTLAIYFKVFADLPVVIAANRDEYLSRPALPPTTLLERPHVVGGKDLLAHGTWLGINEHGLVAGLLNRRAANNGANNPALRSRGLLCLDALRHRSAAEAMAFVRSQKGADYNPFNLLVASRQRTFVAYNRAGVIEIVELMPGMHLLTNLDLDDFECPRISRSHERFAALGASPEFARDPVGRHEELARLLADHSTQLDPRSGRPNSLCLHLGEYGTRSASMIFLGRERGAINHFFAPGPPCTARFEPAPVPTTAN from the coding sequence ATGTGCACGTTGGCCATCTACTTCAAGGTCTTTGCCGACCTCCCGGTCGTGATTGCGGCCAACCGCGACGAGTACCTATCGCGCCCAGCGCTCCCTCCGACCACCCTGCTCGAGCGGCCGCACGTGGTCGGCGGCAAGGACCTGCTTGCGCACGGCACCTGGCTGGGGATCAACGAGCACGGCCTGGTCGCCGGATTGCTCAACCGGCGCGCGGCCAACAACGGCGCCAACAATCCCGCATTGCGCTCGCGCGGGCTGCTCTGCCTAGACGCGCTGCGCCATCGCAGCGCCGCCGAGGCGATGGCCTTCGTGCGAAGCCAGAAGGGCGCCGACTACAACCCGTTTAATCTACTGGTCGCATCGCGCCAGCGCACCTTCGTCGCCTACAACCGCGCCGGCGTTATCGAAATCGTGGAGCTGATGCCGGGGATGCACCTGCTGACCAACCTCGACCTCGATGACTTCGAGTGCCCGCGAATCAGCCGCTCGCACGAGCGCTTCGCCGCGCTCGGCGCCTCGCCCGAATTCGCGCGCGATCCCGTCGGCCGGCACGAGGAACTGGCGCGCTTGCTCGCCGACCATTCGACCCAGCTCGACCCGCGTTCGGGGCGGCCCAATTCGCTGTGTCTGCACCTTGGCGAATACGGCACCCGTTCGGCGAGCATGATCTTCCTCGGGCGCGAGCGCGGCGCGATCAATCACTTCTTCGCGCCCGGCCCGCCGTGTACGGCGCGTTTCGAGCCCGCGCCTGTCCCGACGACTGCGAATTAG